A section of the Salmo trutta chromosome 4, fSalTru1.1, whole genome shotgun sequence genome encodes:
- the LOC115192022 gene encoding CD209 antigen-like protein C: MSEAIYAMPDMTKKVKFDRSKAEERIVDIYVGADTLRDHETSTKTEDVEHTSTNGPGDQHTEPDSTGKRPFLAVAVCLGLLCVLLLAGIIGQSVHCRQQTRYNLSKEGDVLQTRHNNLTKERDQLQTRHNNLTKERDQLQTRHNNLTKERDQLQTRYNNLTKERDQLQREKDDFMEKSSNPSWNKFESCWYFVSTERKTWSESRKDCVARGADLVIINSRKEQRFLFALNKRVWIGLTDRETEGFWKWVDGTPLITRYWVNNQPNNGGSVSTFPGEDCVGLRDGQGQPEKTWNDLNCAEKRNWICELCNNNLL; this comes from the exons ATGTCTGAGGCCATCTATGCCATGCCAGACATGACCAAGAAGGTCAAGTTTGACAGAAGTAAAGCTGAGGAAAGGATTGTGGACATCTACGTCGGTGCAGACACCCTGAGGGACCATGAGACCAGCACCAAGACAGAAGATGTAGAACATACTTCAACTAATGGACCGGGAGACCagcacacag AGCCCGATAGCACAGGGAAGAGACCCTTCCTAGCTGTAGCGgtgtgtctggggctgctgtgtgttctcctactggctgggatcataggacaATCTGTCCACT GCCGACAACAGACCAGATACAACCTGTCTAAAGAGGGAGACGTGCTACAGACCAGacacaacaacctgactaaagagagagaccagctacagaccagacacaacaacctgactaaagagagagaccagctacagaccagacacaacaacctgactaaagagagagaccagctacagaccagatacaacaacctgactaaagagagagaccagctacagaggGAGAAAGATGATTTTATGGAAAAGTCCTCTAATCCGA GCTGGAACAAGTTTGAATCCTGTTGGTACTTCGTCTCTACTGAGAGAAAAACCTGGAGTGAGAGCAGAAAGGACTGTGTGGCGAGAGGAGCAGACCTGGTGATCATAAACAGCAGAAAGGAACag AGATTTCTCTTTGCCCTCAACAAGAGAGTCTGGATCggtctgactgacagagagactgaggggTTCTGGAAATGGGTAGACGGCACACCACTGATAACAAG GTACTGGGTAAACAACCAGCCTAATAATGGTGGCAGTGTTTCAACCTTTCCGGGGGAGGATTGTGTTGGACTAAGAGATGGACAAGGTCAGCCTGAAAAGACATGGAATGATTTAAATTGTGCAGAAAAACGTAACTGGATTTGTGAGTTGTGTAACAATAACCTACTGTAA